The Salvia splendens isolate huo1 chromosome 21, SspV2, whole genome shotgun sequence genome includes a window with the following:
- the LOC121785123 gene encoding uncharacterized protein LOC121785123, which yields MAVNSCEECQNVHSVVVLDDGGSTDQQYEPSSKINFSEVPKVMQSQLFLNSKPGLHNHTSLQVDEVNNYAPCVLDIDIEKGMAESLKSDDKTVGNLKSDDSLPKALPRDICLHMGGKFMQLLMNHGIELPKFTSRERVYDITSSRSRKYKRSQSFNSRRVLLLFSVMSSVGTIILIYLTLRVRLISDGYGNA from the exons ATGGCGGTCAATTCCTGCGAGGAG TGCCAAAATGTCCACAGTGTTGTTGTTTTGGATGATGGAGGCTCCACTGACCAGCAGTATGAGCCATCCTCAAAAATAAACTTTTCGGAAGTGCCTAAAGTGATGCAAAGTCagctttttttaaattctaaacCTGGTTTGCACAACCATACCAGCCTACAGGTGGATGAAGTGAACAATTATGCCCCATGTGTCTTGGATATTGATATTGAGAAAGGAATGGCAGAGAGTCTCAAGTCCGACGACAAAACTGTTGGTAATTTAAAGTCTGATGATTCATTACCG AAGGCATTACCTAGAGATATCTGCTTACATATGGGAGGGAAATTCATGCAGCTCTTGATGAACCATGGAATTGAGTTACCCAAGTTCACTTCAAGAG AAAGAGTCTACGATATAACTTCTAGCAGGTCAAGGAAATACAAGCGATCTCAATCATTCAACTCGAGAAGAGTACTTCTCCTGTTCTCTGTCAT GTCTAGCGTGGGAACGATCATTCTAATTTATCTGACGCTGAGAGTGAGGCTAATCAGTGACGGATATGGTAATGCATGA
- the LOC121785122 gene encoding ras-related protein RABH1e — MAVVSPLAKYKLVFIGDQSVGKTSIITRFMYDKFDTTYQATIGIDFLSKTMYLEDRTVRLQLWDTAGQERFRSLIPSYIRDSSVAVVVYDVANRQSFINTTKWIEEVRTERGGDVIIVLVGNKTDLVDKRQVSIEEGDNKAREIGIMFLETSAKAGFNIKPLFRKIASALPGMETLSSTNKEDMVDVNLKSNANSSQSQQQEGGCSC, encoded by the exons ATGGCGGTGGTGTCACCGTTAGCCAAGTACAAACTGGTGTTCATCGGCGATCAATCCGTCGGAAAAACTAGCATCATCACCCGTTTCATGTACGACAAATTCGACACCACCTATCAG GCCACTATAGGCATCGATTTCTTGTCAAAAACTATGTATCTTGAAGATCGAACAGTTCGCTTGCAACTTTg GGATACTGCTGGACAAGAAAGATTTAGAAGTCTTATCCCGAGCTACATCCGAGATTCTTCAGTGGCAGTGGTGGTCTACGACGTTGCCA ATCGCCAGTCGTTTATAAACACTACAAAGTGGATTGAAGAAGTGAGAACCGAACGGGGTGGTGATGTTATTATTGTTCTTGTAGGAAACAAAACTGATCTTGTTGACAAAAG ACAAGTTTCCATCGAAGAAGGAGATAACAAGGCTCGTGAAATCGGTATCATGTTCTTGGAAACTAGTGCAAAAGCTGGTTTCAATATAAAG CCACTGTTTCGGAAAATAGCATCTGCGTTGCCAGGGATGGAGACGCTTTCGTCAACAAACAAGGAGGACATGGTTGACGTGAACTTGAAGTCTAATGCAAATTCTTCCCAGTCACAGCAGCAAGAAGGCGGATGTTCGTGCTAG
- the LOC121785352 gene encoding UDP-N-acetylglucosamine transporter ROCK1-like, which yields MAIGKLQTKKPAPINLNPNPNPNATSKVWLFSLLLTMQYGAQPLISKRFTSREVIVTSSVLACELVKVICALFLLAKDGSLRKVFKQWTLVGSLTASGLPAAIYALQNSLLQISYKNLDSLTFSMLNQTKLFFTAFFTYIILRQKQSIQQIGALFILIIAAVLLSVGEGSSKASSAKNPDEILFYGIVPVLVASVLSGLASALCQWASQVKKHTSYLMTVEMSIIGSLCLLASAYKSPDGLAIRELGFFHGWTPWTWIPVILNAVGGILVGLLTTYAGGVRKGFVIVSALLVTALLQFVFDGIPPSPFCLVALPLVATSISIYQKYPYRVKKKES from the exons ATGGCGATCGGTAAGCTCCAGACGAAGAAGCCTGCCCCGATCAATCTCAACCCCAACCCCAACCCCAATGCCACCTCAAAGGTCTGGCTCTTCTCCTTGCTGCTAACGATGCAGTACGGTGCTCAGCCTCTCATCTCCAAACGTTTCACCag CCGGGAAGTTATTGTGACTTCGTCAGTTTTGGCATGTGAGTTGGTAAAG GTGATTTGTGCCCTGTTTCTTTTGGCAAAAGATGGAAGTCTGAGAAAGGTATTCAAACAGTGGACTTTGGTTGGCTCTTTAACTGCTTCAGGACTACCAGCAGCCATCTATGCCCTGCAAAACAGCTTGCTGCAGATCTCATATAAAAATCTTGATTCACTCACATTCTCAATGCTGAACCAGACAAAACTCTTTTTCACAGCATTTTTCACTTATATCATATTAAG ACAGAAGCAGTCCATTCAACAAATTGGGGCGCTATTTATATTGATCATTGCTGCTGTCCTTCTAAGCGTCGGCGAAGGATCTAGTAAAGCATCTAGTGCTAAGAACCCTGATGAAATATTATTCTATGGAATTGTTCCTGTGCTGGTGGCTTCTGTACTCTCTGGCCTGGCCTCTGCACTGTGTCAGTGGGCTTCTCAA GTTAAGAAACACACATCTTACTTGATGACTGTGGAGATGTCCATAATTGGGAGCCTTTGCTTACTAGCCAGTGCTTACAAGTCTCCAGATGGTTTGGCTATCAGAGAGCTTGGCTTCTTTCATGGGTGGACTCCATGGACATGG ATTCCTGTCATACTCAATGCTGTCGGTGGAATTCTTGTCGGTCTTCTGACAACGTATGCTGGTGGTGTTCGGAAG GGTTTTGTCATTGTTTCCGCACTTCTTGTCACGGCTCTGCTTCAATTTGTATTTGATGGTATACCCCCGTCCCCATTCTGTCTTGTGGCTCTCCCGTTGGTTGCCACTAGCATATCGATCTACCAAAAGTACCCATACCGTGTCAAAAAGAAAGAGTCATAA
- the LOC121785060 gene encoding asparagine synthetase [glutamine-hydrolyzing] 2-like — MCGILAVFGVADNSQKKRSRIIELSSRLRHRGPDWSGLHHHKDCYLAHQRLAIVDPASGDQPLYNEDKTIVVAVNGEIYNHKELREKLKSHEFRTGSDCEVIAHLYEDYGEDFVNMLDGMFSFVLLDTRDNSFIAARDAIGITPLYYGWGLDGSTWFASEMKAISDDCERFMTFPPGHVYSSKTGGVQRWYNPPWWNPASPIPSGPYDPLVLRKAFEKAVIKRLMTDVPFGVLLSGGLDSSLVASVASRYLADSTAAQWGSQLHTFCVGLKGSPDLGAAREVADYLGTRHHEFHFTVQEGIDALEEVIYHIETYDVTTIRASTPMFLMSRKIKSLGVKMVLSGEGSDEIFGGYLYFHKAPNKEELHHETCRKIKALHLYDCLRANKSTSAWGVEARVPFLDKEFINVAMGIDPEWKMIRPDLGRIEKWVLRNAFDDEQSPYLPKHILYRQKEQFSDGVGYRWIDGLKDHADQQVTDSMLDKASFVYPENTPTTKEAYLYRTIFERFFPKNSARSTVPGGPSVACSTAKAVEWDAAWSKNLDPSGRAALGVHASAYDGNGKAAAQ, encoded by the exons ATGTGTGGAATTCTAGCTGTGTTTGGCGTTGCTGACAACTCCCAGAAGAAACGCTCGAGGATTATTGAGCTGTCGTCAAG GTTGCGACACAGAGGACCTGATTGGAGTGGGTTGCACCACCATAAGGATTGTTATCTTGCTCATCAACGTTTAGCTATTGTTGATCCTGCCTCCGGGGATCAACCTCTGTACAATGAAGACAAAACAATTGTCGTGGCG GTTAATGGAGAAATATACAACCATAAAGAACTAAGGGAGAAACTGAAGTCTCATGAATTCAGAACTGGAAGTGATTGTGAAGTTATAGCCCATTTA TATGAAGACTATGGAGAAGACTTTGTGAATATGTTAGATGGAATGTTTTCTTTTGTGCTTCTTGACACACGTGATAACAGTTTTATTGCTGCTCGGGATGCCATTGGTATTACACCACTCTATTATGGCTGGGGTCTTGACG GATCTACTTGGTTTGCTTCAGAAATGAAAGCTATAAGTGATGATTGTGAGCGGTTCATGACTTTTCCTCCTGGACATGTATACTCAAGCAAAACTG GAGGCGTACAAAGATGGTACAACCCACCATGGTGGAACCCAGCGTCCCCCATACCTTCAGGACCTTATGATCCCCTTGTACTGCGAAAGGCCTTTGAGAAG GCTGTTATCAAGAGACTTATGACGGATGTACCATTTGGTGTTCTTCTATCCGGTGGACTTGACTCATCTCTTGTTGCTTCGGTTGCTTCCCGCTATTTGGCAGATTCAACAGCCGCACAATGGGGGTCACAATTGCATACATTTTGTGTGGGGTTAAAG GGCTCTCCTGATTTGGGAGCTGCCAGAGAAGTGGCAGATTACCTTGGTACTCGTCACCATGAGTTCCATTTCACAGTGCAG GAAGGAATAGATGCATTAGAGGAGGTCATATATCATATTGAGACCTATGATGTAACTACAATCAGGGCCAGTACGCCAATGTTTCTTATGTCTCGGAAAATCAAATCACTGGGAGTAAAGATGGTACTTTCCGGTGAAGGATCTGATGAAATATTTGGAGGTTATCTATATTTTCACAAGGCACCCAACAAGGAGGAGCTTCACCATGAAACATGTAGAAAG ATCAAAGCTCTTCATCTTTATGACTGTTTGAGAGCTAACAAATCAACTTCCGCATGGGGTGTTGAAGCTCGTGTTCCCTTCTTAGACAAGGAATTCATCAATGTTGCAATGGGTATCGACCCAGAATGGAAAATG ATAAGACCTGATCTTGGAAGAATTGAGAAGTGGGTTCTACGCAATGCATTTGACGATGAGCAGAGTCCATATTTGCCAAAG CACATTTTGTACAGACAGAAAGAACAGTTCAGCGATGGCGTTGGATACAGATGGATTGATGGTCTGAAAGACCATGCTGACCAACAG GTTACAGACTCGATGCTAGACAAAGCTAGTTTCGTCTACCCTGAGAATACTCCAACAACAAAAGAGGCATACCTTTACAGGACTATCTTCGAGCGCTTCTTCCCAAAG AACTCTGCGAGATCTACTGTGCCGGGTGGTCCAAGCGTGGCGTGCAGCACTGCAAAGGCTGTGGAGTGGGATGCAGCATGGTCCAAGAATCTGGACCCCTCCGGTCGGGCAGCCCTCGGTGTCCACGCCTCTGCATACGACGGCAACGGAAAGGCAGCTGCTCAGTAA
- the LOC121783412 gene encoding annexin D7-like produces the protein MATLKVPAIVPAPEEDAAQLRKAFVGLGTDEEAIVKILAHRNATQRRLIREAYTAAYGQDLLKDMEKEISGDFLRALAMWTLDPAERDARLANEATKMLTANNYVLLEIGCTRSSYHHFKVRETYHLLHKKSLEEDVAHHTSGDYRKLLVPLVSAFRYEGGETNLTLAKSEAKILHEKITGKAYRDDEIIRILTTRSKPQLNATLNQYNDVFGNPITKDLKSDPNDEYLRFLRATIKCLTSPEKYFEKVLRVAIKGAGTDENALTRVVVTQAEDSLHRIKEEYLKRNSIPLEQAIAGDTSGDYKNVLDALLGKEG, from the exons ATGGCAACACTCAAAGTACCCGCAATTGTTCCGGCTCCAGAAGAGGATGCTGCGCAGCTCAGGAAAGCTTTTGTTG GATTGGGGACAGATGAGGAGGCGATAGTCAAAATTCTAGCGCACAGGAATGCAACACAGCGAAGGTTGATTCGTGAAGCATATACTGCAGCTTATGGACAAGATCTTCTTAAAGACATGGAGAAGGAGATTTCTGGCGATTTCCTG CGTGCACTAGCTATGTGGACACTCGATCCAGCTGAACGAGATGCACGACTAGCTAACGAGGCTACAAAGATGCTCACTGCTAACAATTACGTGCTCTTGGAAATTGGTTGCACCAGGTCTTCATATCATCATTTTAAAGTCAGGGAGACATATCATCTCCTTCACAAGAAATCTCTCGAAGAAGACGTTGCACATCATACTAGTGGAGATTACCGGAAA CTTCTGGTTCCTCTTGTGAGTGCCTTTCGATATGAGGGAGGTGAGACGAACTTGACATTGGCAAAATCGGAGGCTAAGATACTACATGAGAAGATAACTGGAAAGGCATACCGTGATGATGAGATAATACGGATTCTGACAACAAGGAGCAAACCACAGCTTAATGCAACACTTAACCAGTACAATGATGTGTTTGGAAATCCTATCACTAAG GATTTGAAATCAGATCCTAATGATGAGTACTTGAGGTTCCTCAGAGCAACGATCAAATGCTTGACCTCTCCCGAGAAGTACTTTGAGAAAGTGCTTCGCGTTGCAATCAAGGGTGCTGGCACGGATGAGAATGCTCTGACTCGGGTTGTGGTCACACAAGCTGAGGATAGCCTGCATCGGATCAAAGAAGAGTACCTCAAACGCAACAGTATTCCTCTGGAGCAGGCGATAGCTGGAGACACCTCCGGTGACTACAAGAATGTCTTGGACGCGTTGCTCGGAAAGGAAGGTTGA
- the LOC121784624 gene encoding uncharacterized protein LOC121784624 encodes MDSQTISSSFNLELRLIRARNIFAKTREVFVRCYIPTTSNKRIRLESQQISSHSNLTWNQTFSLNCSGTPQTIQTLNQGTIVFELRCRSSATLVSRKLLARAEMPWNDVVGIPNEKWIVMTAKDGYVYTDDVKPPALQIATKVEEVGEVKRRKEYNCDCMDCGCNYCVDYDFFALGAALL; translated from the coding sequence ATGGATTCACAAACCATATCTTCTTCCTTCAACCTTGAGCTGAGGCTAATTAGGGCAAGAAACATTTTTGCCAAAACAAGAGAAGTTTTTGTGAGATGCTATATCCCTACTACAAGCAACAAAAGAATAAGATTAGAGAGCCAACAAATCTCATCACACTCCAACTTAACTTGGAACCAAACCTTTTCACTCAACTGCTCAGGCACTCCACAAACCATTCAAACCCTCAACCAAGGAACCATTGTTTTCGAGCTTCGGTGCAGAAGCTCGGCTACTTTGGTATCAAGAAAGCTTCTGGCAAGGGCGGAGATGCCATGGAACGACGTCGTTGGCATCCCAAATGAGAAGTGGATCGTCATGACTGCGAAAGATGGTTACGTGTATACTGATGATGTCAAGCCCCCGGCTTTGCAGATAGCCACCAAAGTTGAAGAAGTTGGAGAGGTGAAGAGAAGAAAGGAGTATAATTGTGATTGTATGGATTGTGGATGCAATTATTGTGTAGATTATGATTTCTTTGCATTAGGAGCTGCTTTACTTTGA